The following are encoded together in the Robertmurraya sp. FSL R5-0851 genome:
- a CDS encoding LrgB family protein yields the protein MQQFLVSIIIVVLTVGMYLLMNRLYLKYSFAFLLPLLTTTIAIIVILSVLQLSYETYMIGGEWINHLLGPAVVALAIPLYKQRKTLMGQLVPIVGGVVMGLVVGMVSGVLLAEVLGVSQNLILSIIPKSITTPVAIQVTTAIGGISSMTIVFVLLAGLTGAVLGPTVFKWFRVTSQLGMGMAFGSASHAIGTSKAKEFDELTVSISSVAMTLSAILGSSFATLMVWLFNM from the coding sequence CATGTATCTTTTGATGAACCGGCTGTACTTGAAGTATTCTTTCGCGTTTCTTCTTCCCTTACTGACAACCACCATCGCGATTATTGTGATATTAAGTGTGCTTCAACTATCCTATGAAACGTATATGATTGGTGGAGAATGGATCAACCACTTGCTTGGACCCGCAGTTGTTGCTCTTGCTATCCCCTTGTATAAGCAGAGAAAAACGTTAATGGGTCAGCTTGTTCCGATTGTGGGAGGAGTGGTTATGGGGTTAGTAGTAGGTATGGTTAGCGGAGTGTTGCTGGCGGAGGTTTTAGGAGTTTCACAAAATCTCATTCTTTCTATTATTCCTAAATCAATTACCACTCCCGTTGCCATCCAGGTGACCACGGCGATCGGAGGAATTTCTTCTATGACGATCGTATTCGTGTTGCTGGCAGGTCTGACAGGAGCAGTGTTGGGACCTACCGTATTTAAGTGGTTCCGAGTTACAAGCCAATTAGGGATGGGAATGGCTTTTGGAAGTGCCTCCCATGCGATTGGCACCTCGAAGGCGAAGGAGTTTGATGAATTAACGGTTTCGATTAGTTCGGTTGCTATGACGTTAAGTGCGATTTTAGGTTCTAGTTTTGCGACGCTGATGGTTTGGTTGTTTAATATGTAG